CAAGCTGATGCGGTTCGTGCCCCGCAGCGTGATGGTCGGCTTCGTCAACGCCCTCGCCATCCTGATCTTCATGGCCCAGGTGCCCGAGATGCACGACGTGCCCTGGCCCGTCTACCCGCTCATCGCCGGCGGGCTGGCGCTCATGGTGTTCTTCCCGAAGGTCACCACAGTGATCCCGGCCCCGCTCGTGTCCATCGTCATCCTCACCGTGATCACGGTCGCCGCCGGCATCGCGGTGCCGACCGTGGGCGACAAGGGCGAGCTGCCCTCCTCCCTCCCCGTGCCCGGCCTGCCGGATGTGCCTTTCACGATGGACACCCTGACCACCATCGCCCCCTACGCGCTCGCGATGGCGTTGGTTGGTCTGATGGAGTCGCTGATGACGGCCAAGCTGGTCGACGACATCACCGACACGCACTCCTCCAAGACGCGAGAGTCGATCGGGCAGGGCATCGCCAACATTGTCACCGGCTTCTTCGGCGGCATGGGTGGCTGCGCGATGATCGGCCAGACCATGATCAATGTGAAGGTGTCCGGCGCCCGTACCCGCCTGTCCACGTTCCTGGCGGGCTCTTTCCTGATGGTGCTGTGCATCGTCTTCGGGCCGGTTGTCTCCGACATCCCCATGGCAGCCCTGGTCGCAGTCATGGTCATGGTGTCGTTCGCGACCTTCGACTGGCACTCCATCGCCCCCAAGACCCTCAAGCGGATGCCCGCCGGGGAGATCGCAGTCATGGTCATCACCGTCGCCTGCGTGGTTGCAACCGACAACCTCGCCATCGGCGTCGTCGTCGGCTCTGTCACCGCCATGGTCATCTTCGCCAAACGCGTCGCCCACCTCGCGAACGTCACGGCGGTCACCGACCCCGATGGCAGCAACGTGGTCTACTCCGTGACCGGCGAACTGTTCTTCGCCTCCTCCAACGACCTCGTCGGCCAGTTCAACTACGCCACCGACCCCGACAAGGTCGTCATCGATCTGAGCGCCGCCCACATCTGGGACGCATCCTCCGTCGCCGCCCTGGACGCCATCGAGACCAAGTACGCCCAGCGCGGCAAGACCGTCGAGATCATCGGCCTGAACAAGCCGAGCGCCCACATCCACGAAAAGCTCAGCGGCGAGCTCACCGGCAGCCACTGACTCTCTATCACGCCCACGAGGGCCGCCGCGGACCCACCAGCGTCCACGGCGGCCCTCGCTGTGTCTGCTGGGGAGGTGCTAGTTGGGGTAGGCGTCGGCCACCACCACGGTGACCTCACTGTCCGGGTCGAGCTCCCGGGCGCGAAGGGCGGCACTGATACCGGCGTCACTGCCGCCGACGGCGATCACACGGGTCACGGGAGGGCCTCCTGGGAGTGGCGATCTGCGCGCCTACGACGCTACGGACCGCCCCTCACCTGGGTAACTCACGCCCGGGGCACCTCTGTCGGCAGGAGTTCACCCACCAGTACGTCGATTCGGGTGGCGAGCGCGTCCCGAACCGCCCGCGCACTCTCGATGTCCAGACCGCTCAGGTCCGGCAGATCCCAGTCCAGATACCGGCGCCCGGGCCGGACCGGGCACGCATCACCGCAGCCCAGGGTGACGACGACGTCGGCGGCGGTGACGACCTCGGCGGTCAGCGGCTTGGGGAACTCGTCGTGCGGGTCCAGCCCCTGCTCGGCGAGCAGTTGGAGCCCGATCGGGGCGATCTCCGTGCCGGGTTCGGAGCCGGCCGTCAGCACCCGGATCCCGTCCTCCGCCCGGTGCCGCATCAGCGCGGCGGCCAGCTGCGAACGCCCCGCGTTCTCGGTGCACACGAACAGCACCTCGGGCACCGGCTTCGGCGACAGCCCCATGCCGCGGGCCAGGGCGCCGAGCCGCTGGTCCGCGAACCGCTCGACCAGGACCGGCAGATGCGTCCCGACGCGGGCCTTCGCCGACAGCAGCCAGGAGCACTCCTCCACGTAACCCTCGACCGTCTCCCGGGAGAAGGCCCTGCCGTGGCGTGCGGCCAGCCGGGCTGTGATGCGTTCAAGGAGAGGGCTGATGTCTCGCAGGGGCGGGGCTGCTCGGCGGCCTGGGCCGAGAGAACTTTGCTCGTCCATGGGGCGGCTCCTCGGTTGACGGCTCTCGCACCTCTCTCACCGCAGATAATAGGCACTTATCTATGTATTGGATAGACGGAAACCTAAGTGAACGGTTGGTGAACAAGGTCGTCGGTGTGTCTTCGAACACATGGTTGCTGCTGGGCCCACACTTATGGTGAATAGATGGCTATCACTGAATTGGGCGCCGCGGAGGTGGCGGACGAGACGAAGGCTGAGGCCTGCAGTCCCGGCCTCGCGTGTCTGCTCATCGAGCGCGATGAGGCCGAGCGACTGGCCCTCATGCTCAAGGCCATCGCCGACCCCACGCGGCTGCAGATCTTCCGCATCATCGAACGCGCACCGGCCGGCGAAGCCTGCGTCTGCGACCTGGTCGACTGCCTGGGCTTCCGCCAGCCGACGATCAGTCACCACCTGAAGATCATGACCGAGGCGGGACTGCTGAACCGCGACCGCCGCGGGACCTGGGCCTGGTACTCCGTCAACTACGACGGCCTGAACAGGGTGCGCGCGATCCTGGAGCCGTCGGTCGGCAAGCTCGCGGCCGAGGCTCTCGAGCGGGTGTAGCCGCGGCGCTGCGGAAGGACCGGCCCTCTAGGGGGCCGATCCCTCCACCATGTGACTCAGCCGAGGTAGTCGCCGAGGTCGCGCTCCAGCGCCGCCCTCGGCTTCGCGCCGACGATGGTCTTGGCGACCTCGCCGCCGACGTAGACGTTCATCGTCGGGATGGACATCACTCCGTACTGGGCGGCGGTGGCCGGGTTTTCGTCGATGTTCAGCTTGACGATCTCGATCTTCTCGCCGTGCTCGGCCGCGATCGCCTCCAGGGAGGGGGCGAGTTGGCGGCACGGGCCGCACCAGGCCGCCCAGAAGTCGACGACGGGCTTGTCGCTCTTGAGGACGTCCTGGTCGAAGGAGTCGTCGGTGACGTTCTTGAGGGCCATGGGGACCTTCTCTTTTGGCCTTTACGGCTGGTCAGACCGCGACCGCGGCCGGCTCGGGGTTCTTCTCGTTGTCGGCGAGGGCCGCCAGATATCGCTCGGCGTCCAGAGCGGCCGCGCAACCCGAGCCCGCGGCCGTGATGGCCTGGCGGTAGGTGTGGTCGACGACGTCGCCGGCGCCGAAGACGCCCACGATGTTCGTGCGGGTGGAGGGCGAGGCGACCTGGAGGTAGCCCTCGTCGTCCAGGTCCAGCTGGCCGGTGACCAGGTCGGTGCGCGGGTCGTGCCCGATCGCGACGAACAGGCCGGTGGCGGCGAGTTCGGAGGTCTCGCCGGTGGCGGTGTCGCGCAGGGTGAGCCCGGCGAGCTTGCCCCCGTCCTCATGGACTGCGGCGACCTCGCGGTTCCAGGCGAAGGAGATCTTCGGGTCGGCGAAGGCGCGGTCCTGCATGGCCTTGGAGGCCCGCAGGGCATCGCGCCGGTGAACGATGGTCACGGACTTGGCGAAGCGGGAGAGGAAGGTGGCTTCCTCCAGTGCCGTGTCGCCGCCGCCGACCACGACGATGTCGTGCTCGCGGAAGAAGAAGCCGTCGCAGGTCGCGCAGTACGACACGCCTCGGCCGGAGAGCGCGTCCTCGCCCGGCAGGCCGAGCTGGCGGTGCTGTGAGCCGGTCGCCACGATGACGGCCTGCGCCCGGTGGACCGTACCCGCGCTGTCGGTGACGGTCTTGACGGTGCCGGTGAGGTCGGCCTCGACGATGTCGTCGGGGACGAGTTCGGCGCCGAAGCGTTCGGCCTGGGCCCTCATGTTGTCCATGAGGTCCGGGCCCATGATGCCGTCGCGGAAGCCGGGGAAGTTCTCCACCTCGGTCGTCTGCACCAGCGCGCCGCCGGCCGTGACCGCGCCCTCGAAGACCAGCGGCTTCAGCGAGGCGCGGGCCGTGTAGAGGGCGGCGGTGTATCCGGCGGGGCCGGAGCCGATGACGATGACGTTGCGTATGTCCGTGGATGTGCTCGCCGCTGTGCTCATGCCTGGGGCTCCGGCGCGATCTCCTTGATCAGGCCCTCGACCAGCACCTTGATCTCGTCCCGGATCGGCCGCACGGCCTCGACGCCCTGGCCCGCCGGGTCCTCCAGCGTCCAGTCCAGGTACCGCTTGCCGGGGAAGACCGGGCAGGTGTCGCCGCAGCCCATGGTGATGCAGACGTCCGACTCCTTCACCGCGTCCACGGTGAGCATCTTCGGGACCTCGGCGGAGATGTCGATGCCGACCTCGCGCATGGCCTCGACGGCGGCCGGGTTGACGCCCGCGCCCGGGTTGGAGCCGGCGGAGCGGACCTCGACACGGTCCCCGGCCAGGTGGGTCAGCCACGCGGCGGCCATCTGGGAACGGCCGGCGTTGTGGACACAGACGAACAGCACGGAGGGCTTGTCGGACATCAGGCGGTCTCTCTTGTCTCGCGACGGCATCAGGCCCGATTGATATCAGCACCCGGTGGCATCACTTGCCACTGATGTGACAGTATCAGCCCATGATGACGTCAGCCAACACTGAACTGATGAGAGTCCTGGCGGACCCGCTCAGGCTTCAGATCGTGACCCTGCTCGCCCACGAGACCCTGTGTGCGACCCACCTCGTGGAGCAGACGGGCGCGCGGCAGACGAACGTCTCCAACCATCTGAAGGTGCTGCGCGAGGCAGAGGTCGTGGAGACCGAGCCCTGCGGCCGCTTCACCTACTACAAGCTCCGTCCCGAGGTGCTGGACACTCTCGCCGCGATGTTCGGCGAGCTGGCGGAGACCGCGCGCACGACCATCGAGACCGACCGAAAGCGAGCCTGTCCGTGACCCGCACCGAAGCAACCGCGACCGTGGAGGAATCCTCGGTCGTCGCGAAGCTCTCCACCCTGGACCGCTTCCTCGCAGTGTGGATCCTTCTCGCCATGGCCCTCGGCCTCGGCCTCGGCCGCCTGATCCCCGGCCTGAACGACGCCCTCGCCAAGGTCGAGATCGGCGGCATCTCCCTGCCGATCGCCGTCGGCCTGCTGATCATGATGTACCCGGTGCTGGCCAAGGTCCGCTACGACAAGCTCGACGCCGTCACCGGCGACAAGAAGCTCATGATCTCGTCGCTGGTCATCAACTGGATCGTCGGCCCGGCGATCATGTTCGCGCTGGCCTGGATCTTCCTGCCCGACCTGCCCGAGTACCGCACCGGCCTGATCATCGTCGGCCTGGCCCGCTGCATCGCCATGGTCATCATCTGGAACGACCTCGCCTGCGGCGACCGCGAGGCGGCTGCCGTACTCGTCGCCCTGAACTCGGTCTTCCAGGTGCTGACGTTCGGCCTGCTCGGCTGGTTCTACCTCGACCTGCTCCCCGGTTGGCTGGGCCTGGGCGACGGCGAGCACCTCGACATCTCCATGTGGAAGATCGCCCTGAACGTCGTCATCTTCCTCGGCATCCCGCTGCTGGCAGGTTTCCTGACCCGCCGTATCGGCGAGCAGAAGCTGGGCCGGGAGAAGTACGAGTCCGACTTCCTCCCGAAGATCGGCCCTTGGGCCCTGTACGGCCTGCTCTTCACGATCGTCATCCTCTTCGCCCTGCAGGGGAAGACCATCACCTCGCAGCCGCTGGACGTGGCCCGCATCGCGCTCCCGCTGCTGGTGTACTTCGCGGTGATGTGGTTCGGCACGTTCGCGCTCGGCAAGATCATCGGTCTGGCCTACGACCGCACCGCGACGCTCGCCTTCACGGCGGCCGGCAACAATTTCGAGCTGGCCATCGCGGTCGCCATCGCCACCTTCGGCGTGACCAGCGGCCAGGCCCTGTCGGGCGTGGTCGGCCCGCTGATCGAGGTCCCGGTCCTGGTGGCGCTCGTCTACGTCTCGCTGGCCTGGCGCAGGAAGTTCACGGCCGACGCGACTGTGCGGGTGGGTGCCTGACGGTGAACTGCCTGGACTGTTACAGCGGAGGACACCAGACCCCGGCGTTAGGGGTGTGCCAGCAGTGCGGCGGCGCCGTGTGCGGACAACACGGCAAGCTGACGGAACAGTTCCTGACCTGCACCAAGCCCATCTCCCGGACGGTGGCCGTCGAACAGCCCGTACGGCGCCTGCTGTGCCGTACGTGCGCACAGGCCCGTCAGGCATACAGCAAGTGCTGCCCGCAGTTCGCGACCCCCGTCCGGACGTCGTGACGGGCACCCGGCACACGCAGGTGGTGGTGATCGGCGGCGGCCAGGCCGGGCTCGCCGCCGGCTACCACCTGCGCCGCCTCGGCCTGGACTTCGTCATCCTCGACGCCCAGGCCGAGCCGGGCGGCGCCTGGCAACACGCCTGGGATTCACTGCACTTGTTCTCCCCGGCCGCGTACTCCTCGCTGCCGGGGCGGCCGATGCCGGTCCAGGCGGGGGAGACGTATCCCGACGCACGCCACGTCGTCGGTTACCTCACTGAGTACGAGCGGCGCTACGACCTTCCAGTGCACCGGCCCGTACGTGTCGCCGGGGTCCACCGGGAAGGTGGGGGCCTGCGCGTCGACACGGACTCTGGGGCTTGGCGCGGGCAAGCGGTCATCAGCGCCACTGGCACGTGGTGGCGTCCCTTCCTACCTGCCGTTCCCGGCCGTTCGGACTTCCGCGGCCGACACCTGCACACCGTCGAGTACCGCAGCCCACGGGACTTCGCCGGGCAGCGCGTCGTCGTGGTCGGCGGCGGCAACTCCGGCGCGCAGATCGCCGCCGACCTCGCCTGCGACACCGAACTGACCTGGGTGACGCAGCGCCCGCCCCGCTTCCTGGCCGACGACATCGACGGCCGCGCCCTGTTCGACGCGGCCACGGCCCGCCGCCGTGCCCTCGACGAGGGCCGCACGGACACCGGGGGCGTGGCATCGCTGGGCGACATCGTCGCCGTACCGCCCGTGCGGGAGGCCCGGGACGCCGGTCTGTTGAAGGCGTCGCCGATGTTCGTACGCCTCGACCGCGACGGAGTCGTCTGGGCCGACGGGACCCGTACCCCGGCGGACGCGGTCATCTGGTGCACCGGCTTCCGGCCGGCCCTCTCGCACCTGGCGCCCCTGGGAATGCGCGGCCCGCGAGGCCACATCGCCACCGCAGGCACGCGGGCCGTGGACGAGCCGCGCCTGCACCTGCACGGCTACGGCGACTGGACCGGTCCCGCCTCCGCCACCCTCATCGGCGTGGGCCGCCCGGCCCGCGACGCGGCCCGCGAGATCGCCCAACTCCTCAATACCGGAGGCTGAAGCGCGCTGAGATCCGCGCCGTCAGCTCAGGGTGCTGATGACCTGGCGCACCTCGGCGGCGACGGACTCCGGCAGCGGCACGTAATGAAGTCTGGCCAGCGGCTTCTGCCCCTCGCTGCTGGCGGTATAGGTCAGGAACGACTTGAGGGCGGGCAGGGTCTCGGCCACGTTGCCTTTGTCGCACACGATCTCGTAGCTGACCAGGACGATCGGGTAGGTGTCCACGGCGGACGTGCGGTAGTCGAACTGCAAGGTCAGGTCCTTGCCCTTACCGACCACCTCGCCGGCGGCGATACCTGCGGACGAGCTCTCCTCGGTCGCCGCCACGGGCTCGGAGGCCCCGGTATCGATCCGCACCGTCTTCATGTCGAGCTTCTCCGCGAAGGACAGCTCGAAGTAGCCGATCGAACCGGACGTGGAGTTCACCGTCCCAGCGACGGCGTCCGATCCGTCGGCGGAATCTCCCCCTCGTCCCTGCCACGCCTTCTCCGCCGGGTGCGACCAAACCTCTGGGGCCGCGCCCGCGAGATACGCCTGGAAGTTCTGCGTCGTGCCCGAGTCGTCGGACCGGTGCACCGCGCGAATGGGCAGCGACGGCAGCTCAGCGCCGGGGTTCAGCTTCCGGATCGCCGGGTCGTCCCAGGTCGTGATCTGTGAGTCGAAGATCTTGGCCACGGTCGGCGCGTCCAGCACCAGATCGTCCACGCCGGGCACGTTGAAGCCGATCGCGACGGCGCCGCCCACCATCGGCAGATTGATGGCCCTGCCGCCCGGGCACACGCCGTCCGCCGGCTTGGAGTCCTCCGGTTTCACAGGGCTGTCGGAGCCGCCGAACGAGGTTGCCCCGCGCATGAACTGGGCTACTCCGGCGCCGGAGCCGATGGGCTTGTAAGCGACCTGCACCGGTGAGCACGCCCGCTGGTACTGCTTGATCCAGTACTCCATCACGTTCTGCTGTGCGGTCGATCCCGAGCCCGGCACCTGCCCCCTCTTGGCGCAGTCGGCCCGCGCGACAGCGGGCGCAGCCGACGACGAGTCCCGAGGGGTATCGGCGTCACAGGCTCCTCGCCCCCAGACCAGTACCCCGCCCGTAGCAGCCACTGCGGCTGCTACCGCGCCGACCGGTAGGAGAAGGCTTCGTTTCCTGCGCCGATGCTGCACCCTTGGTCCCTTTCGGAAGGCGTTTGGGTGGCAGGCCGGATGTCATCGCCGTGGTCTGGTCGTTGCAGCGCGCCCCCACCCGCCAGGACATAGATGCTTGCCTATGTGGCTCCTGTGCTGGCGACGCGGAGGCGAACGTCTGTTGACGTGCTCGTGTCGTACAGGGGGTGTCGCCATGGTGCGAGCGGTTGCGACGGTCCTGTCGGTGCGGGCTAGCGGACGGTGAGCAACTGCCCCATGGCCGCCAGCACCGAGGGCTCGACCTTGTAGTACACCCAGGTGCCGCGCCGCTCGGAGGTCAGCAGCCCGGCCTCCTTGAGCTTCTTCAGGTGGTGGGAGACCGTCGGCTGTGAGACGCCGACATCGGAGATGTCGCAGACGCACGCCTCGCCGCCCGCGTGCGACGCGACCGCCGAGAACAGCCGCAGCCGCACCGGGTCCCCGAGTGCCTTGAACATCCGCGCGGAACGCTCGGCCTCCTCCGCGGTGAAGGGGCGCTCGGTCAGTGGCGGGCAGCACGGCGCCACGGCATCGAGGGCCTCGGGATCCAGCAGCGGCAGCGCACTGACATTCGACATGCGTCTATGTTGACACATGTCGAACTAGTGCGACCAGGGTCGAGCTCAGTGCCCGCGCAGACGGGCCGCCAGGCGACGGGCGACACGGGCGGCGTCCCGGCCGACCCCGCGCAGGGAGTTCGAGGACAGGCTTCGCTGCCATTCCAGGCCGACGTACGCCAGCCCCGGATGTGTCAGCGACAGTCCTTCACGGTGGCGGGGGTGCCCATGCTCGTCGAGCGCCCCCAGCGAGGCGAGGTAGCCCAGGTCTGGCCGGTAGCCGGTGGCCAGCAGAATCGTGTCCACCTCCTCGGTGCTGCCGTCCTCCCAGGTGACCTTGGTGCCGTCAGCGCCGGTGAACACCGAGCGCCGGTCCGGGGCGCCGGCCGCGACCGCGGCCCGGTAGCGGCCGTCGTCGATGACCAGTTGCGAGGGCGGGGTGCGCAGGAACCGGCCGATGGGCAGCGTGTCCACCCCGGTGTGGATCAGCCACCAGTGCAGGTCCCGGCCCAGCGTGTGCTGGCGGGCGAAGCGGACCGGGTGCCGTGCCGCCAGGGTGACGTGGGCGTGCGTGGCCAGCTCCGCGGCGATCTGTACGGCGGAGTTCCCCGCACCAACGATCACGACCCGCTCTCCGGCGAACGGCTGGGGCGTGCGGTACTCGGCCGCGTGCAGCACCGAGCCGGCGAAGCCCTCCAGCCCGGGAAGCGCCGGGCGGTGGGGGCGGCCGAAGGTGCCGGACGCCGCGACCACGGCCCGAGCGGACAGGCCGCCCCCGCCTTCCAGGGTGAGAGTGAAGTCGCCGTCGGCCGCTCGCACTTCCCGCACACGGATCCCCGTACGAATGTCGGCGTCCAGGCGTTCGGCGTAGCGCAGCAGGTAGGCGACGACCTCGTCCCGGTGCGGGTAGCGTTCCGGGTCGCCGCCGAAGGGCATCCCGGGCAGGGAGCTGTACCCGGCGGGGGAGAAGAGAGTGAGGCTGTCGTAGTAGCGCGGCCACGACCCGGCCGACCGCTCGGACGCCTCCAGCACCACCGGCTGAAGCCCCTGCCCGCGCAGAGCGTGCGCGGCGACGAGCCCGGACTGGCCGCCGCCGATCACTGCGACATCGATGCGATCCACTCGCGATCCTCCAGTTTCGATGAACGTCTATGTT
The nucleotide sequence above comes from Streptomyces sp. NL15-2K. Encoded proteins:
- a CDS encoding metalloregulator ArsR/SmtB family transcription factor translates to MMTSANTELMRVLADPLRLQIVTLLAHETLCATHLVEQTGARQTNVSNHLKVLREAEVVETEPCGRFTYYKLRPEVLDTLAAMFGELAETARTTIETDRKRACP
- the trxB gene encoding thioredoxin-disulfide reductase; its protein translation is MSTAASTSTDIRNVIVIGSGPAGYTAALYTARASLKPLVFEGAVTAGGALVQTTEVENFPGFRDGIMGPDLMDNMRAQAERFGAELVPDDIVEADLTGTVKTVTDSAGTVHRAQAVIVATGSQHRQLGLPGEDALSGRGVSYCATCDGFFFREHDIVVVGGGDTALEEATFLSRFAKSVTIVHRRDALRASKAMQDRAFADPKISFAWNREVAAVHEDGGKLAGLTLRDTATGETSELAATGLFVAIGHDPRTDLVTGQLDLDDEGYLQVASPSTRTNIVGVFGAGDVVDHTYRQAITAAGSGCAAALDAERYLAALADNEKNPEPAAVAV
- a CDS encoding arsenate reductase ArsC is translated as MSDKPSVLFVCVHNAGRSQMAAAWLTHLAGDRVEVRSAGSNPGAGVNPAAVEAMREVGIDISAEVPKMLTVDAVKESDVCITMGCGDTCPVFPGKRYLDWTLEDPAGQGVEAVRPIRDEIKVLVEGLIKEIAPEPQA
- a CDS encoding metalloregulator ArsR/SmtB family transcription factor — encoded protein: MAITELGAAEVADETKAEACSPGLACLLIERDEAERLALMLKAIADPTRLQIFRIIERAPAGEACVCDLVDCLGFRQPTISHHLKIMTEAGLLNRDRRGTWAWYSVNYDGLNRVRAILEPSVGKLAAEALERV
- a CDS encoding SulP family inorganic anion transporter; this encodes MSTSALSPAARLRGLRPDWLSDPKVWRTEVLAGLVVALALIPEAISFSIIAGVDPAIGLFASFTMAVTISIVGGRRAMISAATGAIALVIAPLNREHGLGFLIAAVILAGVFQIVLGALGVAKLMRFVPRSVMVGFVNALAILIFMAQVPEMHDVPWPVYPLIAGGLALMVFFPKVTTVIPAPLVSIVILTVITVAAGIAVPTVGDKGELPSSLPVPGLPDVPFTMDTLTTIAPYALAMALVGLMESLMTAKLVDDITDTHSSKTRESIGQGIANIVTGFFGGMGGCAMIGQTMINVKVSGARTRLSTFLAGSFLMVLCIVFGPVVSDIPMAALVAVMVMVSFATFDWHSIAPKTLKRMPAGEIAVMVITVACVVATDNLAIGVVVGSVTAMVIFAKRVAHLANVTAVTDPDGSNVVYSVTGELFFASSNDLVGQFNYATDPDKVVIDLSAAHIWDASSVAALDAIETKYAQRGKTVEIIGLNKPSAHIHEKLSGELTGSH
- a CDS encoding metalloregulator ArsR/SmtB family transcription factor, which codes for MSNVSALPLLDPEALDAVAPCCPPLTERPFTAEEAERSARMFKALGDPVRLRLFSAVASHAGGEACVCDISDVGVSQPTVSHHLKKLKEAGLLTSERRGTWVYYKVEPSVLAAMGQLLTVR
- the trxA gene encoding thioredoxin is translated as MALKNVTDDSFDQDVLKSDKPVVDFWAAWCGPCRQLAPSLEAIAAEHGEKIEIVKLNIDENPATAAQYGVMSIPTMNVYVGGEVAKTIVGAKPRAALERDLGDYLG
- a CDS encoding NAD(P)/FAD-dependent oxidoreductase; translated protein: MDRIDVAVIGGGQSGLVAAHALRGQGLQPVVLEASERSAGSWPRYYDSLTLFSPAGYSSLPGMPFGGDPERYPHRDEVVAYLLRYAERLDADIRTGIRVREVRAADGDFTLTLEGGGGLSARAVVAASGTFGRPHRPALPGLEGFAGSVLHAAEYRTPQPFAGERVVIVGAGNSAVQIAAELATHAHVTLAARHPVRFARQHTLGRDLHWWLIHTGVDTLPIGRFLRTPPSQLVIDDGRYRAAVAAGAPDRRSVFTGADGTKVTWEDGSTEEVDTILLATGYRPDLGYLASLGALDEHGHPRHREGLSLTHPGLAYVGLEWQRSLSSNSLRGVGRDAARVARRLAARLRGH
- a CDS encoding arsenate reductase ArsC gives rise to the protein MDEQSSLGPGRRAAPPLRDISPLLERITARLAARHGRAFSRETVEGYVEECSWLLSAKARVGTHLPVLVERFADQRLGALARGMGLSPKPVPEVLFVCTENAGRSQLAAALMRHRAEDGIRVLTAGSEPGTEIAPIGLQLLAEQGLDPHDEFPKPLTAEVVTAADVVVTLGCGDACPVRPGRRYLDWDLPDLSGLDIESARAVRDALATRIDVLVGELLPTEVPRA
- a CDS encoding DUF2180 family protein — its product is MNCLDCYSGGHQTPALGVCQQCGGAVCGQHGKLTEQFLTCTKPISRTVAVEQPVRRLLCRTCAQARQAYSKCCPQFATPVRTS
- a CDS encoding ArsO family NAD(P)H-dependent flavin-containing monooxygenase, translating into MTGTRHTQVVVIGGGQAGLAAGYHLRRLGLDFVILDAQAEPGGAWQHAWDSLHLFSPAAYSSLPGRPMPVQAGETYPDARHVVGYLTEYERRYDLPVHRPVRVAGVHREGGGLRVDTDSGAWRGQAVISATGTWWRPFLPAVPGRSDFRGRHLHTVEYRSPRDFAGQRVVVVGGGNSGAQIAADLACDTELTWVTQRPPRFLADDIDGRALFDAATARRRALDEGRTDTGGVASLGDIVAVPPVREARDAGLLKASPMFVRLDRDGVVWADGTRTPADAVIWCTGFRPALSHLAPLGMRGPRGHIATAGTRAVDEPRLHLHGYGDWTGPASATLIGVGRPARDAAREIAQLLNTGG
- the arsB gene encoding ACR3 family arsenite efflux transporter, encoding MTRTEATATVEESSVVAKLSTLDRFLAVWILLAMALGLGLGRLIPGLNDALAKVEIGGISLPIAVGLLIMMYPVLAKVRYDKLDAVTGDKKLMISSLVINWIVGPAIMFALAWIFLPDLPEYRTGLIIVGLARCIAMVIIWNDLACGDREAAAVLVALNSVFQVLTFGLLGWFYLDLLPGWLGLGDGEHLDISMWKIALNVVIFLGIPLLAGFLTRRIGEQKLGREKYESDFLPKIGPWALYGLLFTIVILFALQGKTITSQPLDVARIALPLLVYFAVMWFGTFALGKIIGLAYDRTATLAFTAAGNNFELAIAVAIATFGVTSGQALSGVVGPLIEVPVLVALVYVSLAWRRKFTADATVRVGA
- the pstS gene encoding phosphate ABC transporter substrate-binding protein PstS; the encoded protein is MPGSGSTAQQNVMEYWIKQYQRACSPVQVAYKPIGSGAGVAQFMRGATSFGGSDSPVKPEDSKPADGVCPGGRAINLPMVGGAVAIGFNVPGVDDLVLDAPTVAKIFDSQITTWDDPAIRKLNPGAELPSLPIRAVHRSDDSGTTQNFQAYLAGAAPEVWSHPAEKAWQGRGGDSADGSDAVAGTVNSTSGSIGYFELSFAEKLDMKTVRIDTGASEPVAATEESSSAGIAAGEVVGKGKDLTLQFDYRTSAVDTYPIVLVSYEIVCDKGNVAETLPALKSFLTYTASSEGQKPLARLHYVPLPESVAAEVRQVISTLS